From one Salinibacterium hongtaonis genomic stretch:
- a CDS encoding RidA family protein, with amino-acid sequence MSVENRLAELGITLPEVAAPVAAYVPAVVSGNLVYTSGQLPFVAGALPATGKVGDGHGLVPAADAKQYARQCALNALAAATSVIGSLDRVTRVVKVVGFVASDPSFSGQPGVINGASEVLGDIFGDVGIHARSAVGVAVLPLDSPVEVELILEFA; translated from the coding sequence ATGTCCGTAGAAAACCGTCTCGCAGAGCTTGGTATCACCCTTCCTGAGGTTGCGGCCCCCGTCGCGGCCTACGTGCCCGCAGTTGTATCTGGCAATCTCGTGTACACATCGGGCCAGCTACCCTTCGTGGCCGGCGCGCTGCCGGCGACGGGCAAGGTCGGTGACGGTCACGGTCTTGTTCCCGCCGCTGATGCGAAGCAGTACGCCCGCCAGTGTGCCCTCAACGCCCTCGCAGCGGCGACGTCGGTCATCGGCTCGCTCGATCGCGTGACTCGCGTGGTCAAGGTTGTCGGGTTTGTCGCCTCAGACCCCTCGTTCAGCGGCCAGCCCGGCGTAATCAACGGTGCATCCGAGGTGCTCGGTGACATCTTCGGCGACGTCGGCATCCACGCTCGCAGCGCCGTGGGCGTTGCCGTTCTGCCGCTCGACTCGCCTGTCGAGGTCGAGCTCATCCTCGAGTTCGCCTAG
- a CDS encoding aldo/keto reductase, whose protein sequence is MTNPFSDSFPLVLGGNVFGWTADEPESHRVLDAFVAAGGDHVDTADGYSAWVPGNTGGDSERIIGSWLASRGNRDTVTIASKVATHPEFTGLSPANIAAAADASLARLGTDYIDLYYAHFDDETQSIEDIATAFDALVKAGKIHSIGVSNFSPERIDAWFAAAKANGLSTPVALQPHYNLLARGYETTYAPVAERHGLGVFTYFSLAAGMLTGKYRSAADVEGAARGRTLAPLATENAFSTIAALVEVADEVGATPTAVALAWLQSKPSVTAPIASARSVEQLEGLLASVELQLDPALVERLDAASAVPAAA, encoded by the coding sequence ATGACCAACCCCTTCTCTGACAGCTTTCCCCTTGTTCTCGGCGGCAACGTCTTCGGCTGGACCGCCGACGAGCCCGAGTCGCACCGCGTGCTCGACGCCTTCGTTGCGGCAGGCGGAGACCACGTCGACACCGCAGACGGATACTCCGCCTGGGTGCCGGGAAACACCGGAGGGGACTCCGAAAGAATCATCGGCAGCTGGCTCGCCAGCCGCGGCAACCGCGACACCGTGACGATCGCCAGCAAGGTTGCGACGCATCCGGAGTTCACAGGGCTCTCCCCTGCAAACATCGCCGCTGCCGCCGACGCTTCGCTCGCCCGCCTCGGCACCGACTACATCGACCTCTACTACGCGCACTTCGACGATGAAACCCAGTCGATCGAAGACATCGCCACAGCCTTCGACGCACTGGTCAAGGCGGGCAAGATTCACTCCATTGGCGTATCGAACTTTTCACCGGAGCGCATCGATGCGTGGTTTGCCGCCGCGAAAGCCAATGGCCTGAGCACCCCCGTCGCCCTCCAGCCCCACTACAACCTGCTCGCCAGGGGTTACGAAACGACTTACGCTCCCGTAGCCGAGCGCCACGGCCTCGGCGTATTCACCTACTTCTCGCTCGCCGCTGGGATGCTCACGGGCAAGTACCGCAGCGCCGCCGATGTTGAGGGTGCGGCGCGTGGTCGAACGCTCGCGCCGTTGGCAACCGAAAACGCTTTCTCTACCATCGCCGCGCTCGTCGAGGTCGCCGATGAGGTCGGCGCGACCCCCACCGCCGTTGCCCTCGCATGGCTGCAGTCGAAGCCGTCCGTTACGGCGCCGATCGCCAGCGCACGCTCGGTCGAACAGCTTGAGGGCCTGCTCGCATCGGTCGAGCTTCAGCTTGACCCCGCGCTCGTGGAGCGTCTCGACGCGGCATCGGCGGTGCCCGCAGCGGCATAG
- the mgrA gene encoding L-glyceraldehyde 3-phosphate reductase, giving the protein MTSEIRFSDETTPDSHAPYVAAADRYTHLGYRRVGASGLLLPPISLGLWYNFGDNRPFQTQRDILRRAFDRGITHFDLANNYGPPNGSAEENFGRMLRTDFAPYRSELVVSTKAGWPHWPGPYGNFGSRKYLLNSLDESLKRLNTDYVDIFYSHRVDVDTPIEETIGALDTAVRQGKALYAGISSYSPERTQAAVAAARALGTPLIIHQPAYSLLNRWAEGGLLEVLDDSGLGSIAFTPLAQGLLTSKYLGDVPGERATNRPSFSEDSLSEENLARIRGLNNIAAKRGQTLAQMAVAWTLRPGGVTSALIGVSSVAQLDENLDALNNLEFSADELAAIDTFAVDAGVNLWAKSSDL; this is encoded by the coding sequence TTGACATCTGAGATTCGTTTCTCCGACGAAACGACCCCCGACTCCCACGCACCATACGTAGCTGCTGCCGATCGCTACACCCATCTTGGTTACCGCCGGGTTGGCGCGAGCGGGCTTTTGCTGCCGCCGATTTCGCTGGGCCTCTGGTACAACTTTGGCGACAACCGCCCCTTCCAGACGCAGCGCGACATCCTGCGCAGGGCATTCGACCGGGGGATCACTCACTTCGACCTGGCGAACAACTACGGCCCGCCCAACGGCTCTGCAGAGGAGAACTTCGGGCGCATGCTGCGCACCGATTTCGCCCCGTACCGCAGCGAGCTGGTCGTCTCGACCAAGGCAGGATGGCCGCACTGGCCGGGCCCATACGGCAACTTCGGGTCGCGCAAGTACCTGCTCAACAGCCTCGACGAGTCACTCAAGCGCCTTAACACCGACTACGTCGACATTTTCTACTCACACCGGGTGGATGTCGACACGCCCATTGAGGAGACCATCGGGGCCCTCGACACGGCTGTGCGCCAGGGCAAGGCGCTCTACGCGGGCATCTCGTCGTACTCGCCGGAGCGCACACAGGCTGCGGTTGCTGCGGCACGCGCCCTCGGCACCCCTCTGATCATCCATCAGCCTGCCTACTCGCTGCTCAACCGGTGGGCGGAGGGCGGCCTGCTCGAGGTTCTGGATGACTCCGGGCTCGGCTCGATTGCCTTCACGCCGCTCGCGCAGGGGCTGCTCACCTCAAAGTACTTGGGCGATGTCCCCGGCGAGCGGGCCACCAACCGCCCGTCGTTCTCGGAGGATTCTCTTTCGGAGGAGAACCTGGCGCGCATCCGCGGTCTCAACAACATTGCGGCGAAGCGCGGTCAGACGCTCGCACAGATGGCGGTCGCGTGGACCCTGCGGCCCGGTGGGGTCACCTCAGCGCTCATCGGAGTTTCTTCGGTCGCTCAGCTGGACGAAAACCTCGATGCGCTCAACAACCTCGAATTCTCGGCCGACGAGCTGGCCGCGATTGACACCTTCGCCGTCGACGCCGGTGTCAACCTCTGGGCGAAGTCGAGCGACCTGTAG
- a CDS encoding M18 family aminopeptidase: MTDADAYIEDFARFIQASPSSYHAAAEVGRRLEAAGFDRLNEADAWAMPKPKGRKPRRQFVIRDGAVVAWNIPAGASGLTPFRILGSHTDSPGFKLKPNGSISAHGWRQASVEVYGGPLLNSWLDRELELAGRIVTRDGREVLARTGPYLRIPQLAIHLDREANDGLKLDRQQHTQPIFGTVGAGEDSILAVLADSAGVRVDDIAGFDILAADTAAPARFGAGRSLFAAGRLDNLTSVYASLVALLQAKPAAGSISVLAAFDHEELGSSSRSGANGPLLEDVLTRIGSGLGASSDDRHRSWAASWCVSADAGHAVHPNYPDRHDPANRPVAGGGTLLKLNANQRYASDAHGSALWQRLADAAGAPVQVFVSNNTVPCGSTIGPLTATRLGIRTVDVGVPLLSMHSARELCHVDDAVALADTVTAFYAGS; this comes from the coding sequence ATGACGGATGCCGACGCCTACATCGAAGATTTCGCCCGATTTATTCAGGCCTCGCCGTCGAGCTACCACGCCGCAGCAGAGGTCGGACGCCGACTAGAGGCGGCCGGATTCGATCGCCTGAACGAGGCCGACGCCTGGGCTATGCCCAAGCCGAAGGGTCGCAAGCCGCGCCGCCAGTTCGTGATTCGCGATGGTGCTGTCGTGGCCTGGAATATTCCGGCAGGAGCATCCGGCCTCACCCCGTTCCGAATTCTCGGATCGCACACCGATTCGCCAGGGTTCAAGCTCAAGCCGAACGGTTCGATCAGCGCGCACGGGTGGCGGCAGGCATCCGTCGAGGTCTATGGCGGGCCGCTCCTGAACTCGTGGCTCGACCGGGAACTCGAACTTGCGGGCCGCATTGTCACGCGTGATGGACGAGAGGTTCTGGCCCGCACGGGGCCCTATCTGCGCATCCCGCAGCTGGCCATTCACCTCGATCGCGAGGCGAACGATGGCCTCAAGCTGGACCGGCAACAGCACACGCAGCCGATTTTCGGCACGGTGGGTGCTGGTGAGGACTCGATTCTTGCGGTCCTGGCCGACTCAGCCGGTGTGCGGGTCGACGACATTGCCGGGTTCGACATCCTCGCGGCCGACACCGCTGCGCCCGCTCGATTCGGTGCAGGGCGCTCGCTTTTTGCCGCGGGGCGACTCGATAATCTCACCTCGGTCTATGCGAGTCTCGTCGCACTGCTGCAGGCGAAGCCGGCCGCGGGCAGCATTAGCGTGCTTGCCGCGTTCGACCATGAGGAGCTGGGTTCGTCGTCGCGGTCGGGCGCAAACGGCCCGCTGCTCGAAGACGTTCTGACTCGCATTGGCTCGGGGCTCGGCGCCTCCAGCGACGATCGCCATCGTTCGTGGGCAGCGTCGTGGTGCGTTTCGGCGGATGCCGGGCACGCCGTTCACCCCAACTATCCCGATCGGCACGACCCGGCCAACCGCCCCGTCGCCGGCGGCGGAACCCTGCTCAAGCTCAATGCCAACCAGCGATACGCCTCCGACGCGCACGGATCAGCGCTCTGGCAGCGCCTCGCCGACGCGGCCGGCGCGCCAGTGCAGGTATTTGTGTCGAACAATACGGTGCCCTGCGGGTCGACAATTGGGCCGCTCACAGCAACCAGGCTCGGCATCCGCACGGTCGATGTGGGCGTTCCCCTTCTCTCAATGCACTCGGCTCGCGAGCTGTGCCATGTGGACGACGCGGTCGCCCTAGCCGACACGGTCACGGCGTTCTACGCCGGCAGCTAG